The Bradysia coprophila strain Holo2 unplaced genomic scaffold, BU_Bcop_v1 contig_297, whole genome shotgun sequence DNA window GAGCCACAGCCTATTTTCGCGCAActaattcttgaaattcttgatctcaaatttcaagaatttcgggaattataaaaattttaattctcgaaattctcgaaattcaaaagtttaagaattttcaagaatttaaaaaatctcgaaattcttgaaaattctcggATAAAAAATTCGTAAGAACAGAAAATTCTCCTCATTTCTCGCCTAGTGGGTCACGGTGCGGCTGAATGAATTTCAACTGATCATTTCGAtacacttttgatatttttggatattattagtcagctcggagccctgaacaaggtcccacaaaaatttttgattttcatccgctCCGTCGGTGACAGCGTTGCATAGCCCATCCTGTCTACAGAGAGAGTTGTGGAAAACTGGTTGTGGTTGCAATTGGTAGTGCCTGAAATTCTTataacaattgtacaaaaattcgGTACTATAAGTGCAAGGGAAGCCGACAGAGACACACTAAAGTTTAAAAAGcgtgattttcaaacagtcataGAGGCGTGGATACTTGAGAGATGAAGCTTATAAATAGTTCTCGCAGTAGAGCAACATttcctctaccaatgaccaaaaaattgtttttggatACATTCTACGTAGAGGCCGACAGTAGCTCAAAGTTTCCCCccatatttggtaaaatttgcgaGTTTCAAAGGCACCTAAAACACACTCattcgaattttttgtaattatatTGATTTATTCTTAAATTCTGGAAGTCTCAGCTGTCCATCGACACCACACTTGCAATGACTCATGTCAACAGTGCCGGTATGTTGCGTGAATAAGTAAAATGTGACCTTctatgacgaaattttgtgcatGATTTGAAGTATCTATATAAAGGGCAAAATATCGATgttattttggttttttcgtTGCCTCTGTGACTTTGttaatcaaataaatcatCCCAGCGgtgttttcaaagatttttcaaatcacgcacaaaatttcgtcgtgGAAGGACACATTTCACTTATTCAAACAACATATCGGCACTGTTGACATGAGTCATTGCAAGTGTGGGGTCGATGGACAGCTAAGACTTCTAGGATTTCAGAATTAaccattttaattacaaaaaaattgaataagtGTGTTTCAGGTGCCTCTGAAACtcgcaaattttaccaaatatgggggaaaaaactttgagctactATCGGCCTCTACGTAGACTgtatccaaaaataaataaataaataaatttttggtcattggtagaggaaATGTTGCTCTACTGCTAGAACTATTTATTATCTTCATCCCTCAAGTACCCATGCCTGTAAAACTGCttgaaaatcacgttttttaaactttagcGCGTCTCTGCCGGCTTCCCTTGCACTTATGgtaccaaatttttgtataattgtTATCAGAATTTCAGGCACTACCGATTGCAACCAAAACCAGCTCTCCACTACTCTCCCTGTAGACAGGATGGGCTATGCACCACTCTCACTGACGGAACGgattaaaatcaaaactttttgtggtaccttgttcagggctccgagctaactaataatatccaaaaatatcaaaaatgcaacgaaatgatcagttaaaattcattcaaccgcaccgtgggGTACTTGTAGTGATTACATGAAGCTGACAAATATCCAGTGGATATAGTTCCTAAGTGGACTGTACATATCTATTGAAACATTCATTTGTGTCCGAACAAAACAGCATGCTGCACTGAATTGATTATGTCCGAtcctttaaaatgaaaacaatatcCAAGTTAAAGagcgaaagttttttttagaaatatttcataaataattgaaatgaaattcgaatgtacgtttacaacaaaaaaaaaattcaataaaatgttatccGGAAAGTGCACCATTTTCGTCtgataatattttttcacattcCTCGTATATTTATAGTCATAAGGTACATTACACCGTAATAACAAGAGTACATtcaaagcaacattttcattttatatgtatcaattcaacattttgtattttaccGTTACTTTAACACGGCGGCTAATCATACATTTCGGATCAATCTTTGATGTTTGAAATGCTTACATTTCTACCTTTTATCCTTTTCATctttatctgaaaatttccctttatgttcaaatgtgtATACACATTTATCTGATATGATATGCTTTGAATGGGAAAACGTCAATGGATGGGAAAATGTTTGGCATTGTATGTGGTAGTAATGTAGCAGCATCGTCATTCAGGATATGATGTACCTGTGTGTTTCATGTAGAAAACGCTGCTATACAGATCGTTGTTGTTCGTATGTATGTTCAATGTTCATTCACTCATTcttctgaatttattttatgaatacCGGAACATTGTAACATTATAGACGTTGTACACACCTATATATCACCGACAAGTGTTGTTAAAAGTGTCAATCATGTTTGCACGGTAATGTTGTTATTCAGTAGGTGTTCCGTGGATTTGGTATTGCGAGATGAGAAATTAAAAGCTTTTGTTTCGCAAATCGTAGAGGAAAGcccaattaaattaattagaatTACGCTAGAGATGAAAGCAGATATTTTGTGTGACGAAAGTTCGAGGATTTTTAGATTATTTGAACATAATTTAACTCAAGAGgattagagggattcttttgaaaaacagaatcttgaaatcggacgcattttccattggacttttttatatgtgcctagattggtattggtccctagaacctaaaaccactttcaaaaaaattcttcgaagcttgtgtggagaaatttttgtaagaaaattgcatgtttttggtttttgatcacctcacactagccacacaagcttcgaagaatttttttgaaagtggttttggtctctggggtcgaataccttattgggcatatataaaaaaagtccaatggaaaatgcgtccgatttcaagattctgtttttcaaaagaaccTCTATTAACTATTAGAAGCGAATCACCTCATGGCGGTtagaatctgttacttcatttgttccaAATATCTCGTAGTGTTTGATACAATACGTTTAGCTATATAATAGACTTCTAGCCAGACCTCATGGCTTATTTTTGCCTCTGATGTTTATAGCAGATGACAAAATGTTTCTACGTTGTTGGATTAGGATATTCATCTATGTTGAACGTGTCTAGTGGAGATCAATGAACATTCAAATAGAACAATCGatatgaattaaatgaataattCGTAACTTGTCGAATATTACATAAACGTAATATCTACAATCTCTCAAATTTTAAtcgaagaaacattttcagaaaGACCCATAGAGCCATAATGGCTCATTATTTGTGTGCAAATGTACATAAATATGGATCAGTGGTGTCTTCTAAGTTCTATTGGTCTTTGagatattttattaataagtttttgaaaaataggcTCTTCACTTAACTTTAAACAGTTTTAAAGCATGTTAACTTggaatctcttacttcatttgatctaagtatcTTAGACAGttttatgcaaaatcttttacttcatttattttaacattatttGCTATTATAAAGCACTAGCGAGAAgttgatttttattgttgcCATTGTTACAAGATGAAGTACGATATTTAACATTTCTGTCgtttcccaaaatttcagaGCTGTTGTCATTTGTACCAACGCACTGCAAACTAAACACCAgaacaaatttcttttatgaGGCTTTGCTGagaagcatacatttgggcgttttttaaatacttgattttagtttacttttgatgatatcgtTCCACGAtaacactttttcaaaaatataggaccgcaataacgaccacgaatgtgttagctttcaacagacaATAGATTTGGTTTGACCAACTCTGAGAAAACTAAGCCTTTTATGCAGAAAACTGCTGACTTTTcacagagctggtcaaacgactacaaccaaaacagattattatttaaatctcacacattcgtggtcgttattgtggtcgtataaatttttaaacaggattctgatgaaaagatacaGTGTGTTCATCTTTAGAAACACAATTTaagatttatcagagttttaaaagtcatcgatttTCACAGTCATAATTAGGTGCTTCCCAgtttaaaggattttcaaaaatatcaaaaatatcaTACCCTGGCACATCACTAAACTTCGATCAAAAATGTCAACGAGAAATAATTTGCTTCGCATGCTGGCCGGAACGTCATGGGGTGCGTCAGCGGCCTGTTTGAGAACATCAGCACTCGCTCTGGTGTACTCTTGCGCAGAGTACTGCTGCTCTACATGGCTGAACAGTGTCCATGCTGGAAAGATCGACATTGAACTAAACAAGACGATGCGTACAATCACGGGTACAGTTAAATCAACACCGGTCATTTGGCTACCTGCACTTAGTAAAATCGCTCCACCCGACATCAGGCGACAAAATGCATTGTTGTCTCAATACCGCAAAGTCCACGCAAATTCGATGATACCGTTGCACAATGATCTGGCAACTCCGTTTGTCAACAGACTTGAATCCAGGAAGCCGCCAATTGCCTCTGCCATTAGACTACACACAGACAACTTTGATCAAAGATCTGAATGGAAACTGCAATGGACAGCAGCCGGAATACAGAACCCACTATTCAATTTCGACTCTCACCTCAACGAAGTACGGGAATTCTCGCTAACACGTCGAATATGGTGCAACTTAAACCGGCTGAGAACTGGCCATGGAAATTGTAACGCGATGAGGTACAGATGGAATTTCACAAACGACCCGAGCTGCTGCTGCGGTTTTCCCCAACAAACAATGTTACACATATTGCACGATTGCCCAGTCTATAAATACGGTGGCAACATCAGTGACTTTTCCAACATGACCACCGAAGCGGTGGATTGGTTAAAAACGCTTAAGCTGTGATATCTTTTCAAGAATTCTTAAGTTGCTTGTGATTGAAGCATAGCTTCTCCCTGTTCTGTGATGCCTTAGATGTTTATTTTGTCACTTTTCCTATTTATTATTCTTAGTTGTTTAATCTTTTTTGTATTTGACGAGCATTTGTACGATTTGTAGACACATCCATacgctaaataaataaataaataccctggaaacactttattaactgggaacatcgatgacgtttaaaactctaaaaaatctcaaattaaATATGTTCTGAACTGAAGAAACCAAttgtatcatcaaaaataaaatacgagaCACACATATGTAGGCCACAATTTTAGCTatgcatcgatgcctcttaacgGTTATTTTATGGAACGTCGGAACGCAATGGCATCTAAGAACTTaatttatatgagaaattcTCATTGCTGCGTCGAGCAGTTTGTACTCAATGTTTCAacgtttgaaatttaataaatattaaaaagaaagaCGAGGAGGAGACTGCTAGGCCAGGAACAGATTGCATCTGTTTCATTTGAGGCTTAACTGAATTGAGGCTTGGAACAGGTCAACTTCACCTCGGGGGTAAcgagtaatttcgcgccgcgcgagattacacatattatagtggaatttcgcgcccatacatttttcaatggctaacttgatttagagaatttttacgaGTACCTGGCGATAAATTGGCGGTAGATTCAGTTGAGTATCAGGCACATAAATTTTGGAGATGCGCTTTGCAtcagggataccggtatccttagaaagtgtggattttccttttacaaaacgttaggataccggtatcccagctgagatacacgtattttgtatcaaggataccggtatcccgacatagaaagtgtggattttccttttacaaaatgttaggatGCCTGCATCGCAACTGAGACGTTGCGAGATTCCTACCAGCAAGAAATTCcttatgggcgcgaaattacactGATAAAGTAGGAATTTCGCGTGGCGCGAGCCACTACTACTAGTCACATCGTGAACCAATtttacctgaaacctgatttAGTGATCATGTCCGCGAATTTCGCCTGAAACGCGAATTTAGTTTTGCTctacaacagaaaatttccAATCTTTCATTCCTATCATTgctttgtgtggatcagctgaaaaacagctgaagcaattcatgctgaaatttcactgcctcgaACTGtacaatttgaaaagaaatcacaaaatttctGCTATTCTCATCGAATTTGAAGCAATTCTCATCGAGGCAATTTTCTTAGAAAATAATTCACTTGCACCAACGACTCCAAATGATGACACATTTCGTTTTTCCAATGTATTAAGTCCTTATCACGTCAACTTCCAATAACTATAACTTAAATCTACTAAATATCGACCTACCTAAcaattcaaacaataaaaatcgttTCACCTCAACGTATAACATTCATTGTCGAATCGAAAAACAAGTGAACAATCGACGCAAATACACACACACCAAACAAAATCGAAgagaaaagaaacgaaaagtaTCTCCTCGAGATGAAATTGAACTCATAAAACTTTTCACCTTCATTTCatccaataaaataaattcaaaaccgAATCACATTGTACAAGATTGGAATTTTCTGATTGACATTTAAGTGCGGAACAGAGAAGTATCCTGAAATTACTACATATACGTACAAAAAATGCTTATCCCCCCGCTTGTGCTTATTTCAGCCCCATTTGTCTTGCtgaatcattttcaatttcaacataGCTTTAACTGTAGTTACACAATTTCACTGTTTTTATTGCAATAAAGTACCGTATTGTCGCAATGGTGGTCGATGTTTACAAGAACTCATCCCCATATATATAATTGTCGTATATAATTCATTTTGTACATGCACATGTACTGACATCAGCAATGCTTATACGAATGGGTGAGGCATGTAGAAAACTACAGAATTGATAGCATTTGTTTTTATCAGTTCATTGTGTTGCGGTTCTACGAGAATATGGGAGGTAGTGGTGGTGGTGGTTTTCTGagtgttatgttttgttcaaaatttggtaaaattattaatatttttttgttgttgcctGTAGCTTGTTGTTCTTCCGTTGTTCGTAAAATCTTATATAAGGGCAGAGTGTCACAACAATccattttattgcatttgtAATTTTCCACACATTGCTTCAGTTATTTTGTTAGACAGTGTACAATGAACTTATTCCAGCGATAATTCTGACCGTGTCTTTGtcatcatcattttactttgaaATTTCAGGGATGGTGAAAGCTTGTCATCTCTTATCTTAACAATGATCGATAATGTCGAGCTGCTAATGTTGTTGTACTTAtaatatagcaaaatgaaagttgaaaatagtgaagtaatagatcgaTGGAAAGACCAGCTACGAGCCCCCATCTGAGAACGATGTACGTAtatgtgtgtttgtgtttatttgaGCCGAAGGCATTTTACATGACTAAGGACAAAAAGATGGAaggtagagttttcgtgtgaattttgttgatccgaggagAAGCCgagtaatttttgtattttgaattttaaatcatttttattgcattcaaACTGTTACTATCAACTAATAATGTTTGTTACTATCATCTTCACGCGTTAGTTGCAAGACAAAGACACCGaatctagaaaatttgaccaaaCACTAAGAGTCGCCTTCTCCAATAGATTACTTTGCGGAATGGAATACAGTGAGTCAGAGAATATGAAGTGGGGTGTGAAGGTAATAGACCAATATCTGCTTTTTCGAACTATATTGAACTTTAACTGTGTAACTGTGTAAATCTAAGGTTTTATTCttccattcaaattttacttttaaacaTTATTGAGCTTTAACATTTGGAAAATGTCAATCCCTGCATTATGCTTGAAACACCAGAAGACAGACCCTCAGTAACTTTGTGGACGGTTAAAATAGTACCCGCAGTGAGACCAAAAACACTCTTCAAAGTTGCGTtgagaaaatcattgaatgaAACAAGATTTTCCAGCAGTGTCCGTAACGTCACcgtacaaatttcgttaactgATCGAATTGTTTTTGTCAGATGTACAATCGAAGCATCCACAGAGTCTAGGCATGAGTTCAGTGTCGAAGGTATATGTTTACTCTCCGAATGAACAATGGCAGCAATAGTAGATTTAGTGCCTTGCACAAAGACGTAACAGTGAGTTAAAATTATAGCCAAAATTAGGACTGATTCATTGACACTTTCGGTAGATAAACTGACATCGTTTAGTGCCGTTTCAGAGATCTGTGCTATTTTATTTGTTAGCTTTTGCAGACACTTCATCACTGGCtcaaaatctgtttttttaCCGAGAGCAAGATTACCAACGCCGTTCcttaaaaaatcgtttaagaGTCGCTGTACCCACCGCTCAACACATTTAATATCATTGTTAATATAATCCGTAAGTCTACCAATGCTACACTGTTGGCTGGAAACAATTTGTCTTAATTGGGCTGACATTTTCGGTAGAACTTTTTCGAATTGAACCAACATATTGCTGGGTGTATCTTTCAATGGATCTAACAAAGCCAAAGTATGTAACAACATATCAGCTGAACTGGACAGAAGCGTGCTGTTCTCGTATATGGCAATATGTCCCAAACGGAATGCGTACACCTTGAATGATTCCATCATGTTTCTTGTGATGTGTGTAGTTGATATAGGAAAAACCTTGACTACTTCCCGACAGTGATCGTACACATCGTCAATTAATTTCAAGCTCTCGTTTGTATATTTAGCAGCCGtaattgactgaaaaataattgtttaagATCAGAAGAATAAAATATAAGTGACATTTTCACAGAATTACTGGTATGAATAGCCCAACaatcaataatattttcaaactcattgtaaattttccactCAATCGGTGACGACGATCGAACTAAAGAGTTTTGTCTGATATGCAACAATGTCTGTAATactaaattaattcaacttttattttaaatttaaattccttTGCCTTCAAATACTTATGGAATAGGGtgttttttgcatttatttgaCCTTCAGTCTTTCTACGGCAGAGTAGCTCGAATAAGTCTCACTTCGAGAATAATATCTTCGGAAATACTTAACCGATTTTcctaaacttaattttttgctTGTTATCTATCTTATTATTGGGGCAAACAATGTTCACGAACCCTGATCGTAGAAACTGCAATCAATAAAACGTTTCCAACGCCCAGAATATCTTAGGAACAACgtcatcaattttttctatcttttagcataaattttcataaccAGATAACTTATCTCACAAAAACAATTCGAACGTAGTgctatttgtttttttgtaatgAATATATCAAAGTTTCATCTGAATAAACGAAACTTGGATGAATTTGGGCCAGctcagaaaaaaatcaaagaattaAATCCTCACGGCTTTCACtgccaaaatatttattttaccatgcaatcgacaaatttttacaataaatgcAAAAGAAAACCACCCTATGCAATCTGCACAAGCTGAATCAATACAGTCAGAATCGTACGCAAAGTTAAACCATAGAATTTTACCAATACCCtgtctagcaaccaaactccGTTTGAtgcagtcaaaataccacctcaTTCTCACAAATTTTACACTGACTTTTTTTGTAATGGAGTTGCCGTTCCACGCTTTTTTGTTAAGCAATATCGGCATCACACGAAAAGCACAATTGTTgaactttatttcatttttgcacaccAAAATGACGgagcaacacacaaaaaagacaTCACAATCacaattattcaattttgaacgCCTGTCACCACCAGACAGGAgacgtaatattttcaacacaaaaacacacatacttcatttaatttatttttaacagtGTAAAACTTTTATGTCAGCATACAATGTACAGTTTTACCACCCTATTTTTCCTAGTTTGTTTACTAGAGGTATTGATTTTACCTTTTCAAAGAGAtcgttttctaaaaaaaaatcttcactGCTATTTTTCCTATAAGGTAACGCTTTTAGTGAGCCAGTGcctattttcggaaaattgaatttctaaaTTTGCTAAGATCTtccaaatatttgtttagcaAATTTACCAAATCGATTTTCTAACATAGGCACTGTTTTTAGCATATATATGCACTTATGTCACCTCATGAGGTGCCGCTAGC harbors:
- the LOC119078895 gene encoding uncharacterized protein LOC119078895; protein product: MSLKILLIVGLFIPSITAAKYTNESLKLIDDVYDHCREVVKVFPISTTHITRNMMESFKVYAFRLGHIAIYENSTLLSSSADMLLHTLALLDPLKDTPSNMLVQFEKVLPKMSAQLRQIVSSQQCSIGRLTDYINNDIKCVERWVQRLLNDFLRNGVGNLALGKKTDFEPVMKCLQKLTNKIAQISETALNDVSLSTESVNESVLILAIILTHCYVFVQGTKSTIAAIVHSESKHIPSTLNSCLDSVDASIVHLTKTIRSVNEICTVTLRTLLENLVSFNDFLNATLKSVFGLTAGTILTVHKVTEGLSSGVSSIMQGLTFSKC